The following coding sequences are from one Pseudonocardia sp. HH130630-07 window:
- a CDS encoding IS110 family transposase, with translation MLTHEHGVAGIDPHKNTATIAVLDHRGGVVDNKSFSITKGGIDELLTFLLGVELTIDRIGIEGSGFLGQPLVLALAAAGYDVREVQANRTAERRKRRRRAKTDAEDAEAIAREALSDPELPPAGKHTAPSPTWQTLTVIRDWRESLVLQRVRLLTESEAVLVTLPVAIRATLPSTSRVLPQLQSLVDGVANPDLLSPAERLKLDRLAASLNDIITLTARIKELDRQIPALLSDLGCTLTEVRGVGVVTAMDLLVEIGDPCRFTTEAQFARWCGIAPVALSSGEGHGPARRHRLDLGGNRAVNSVLHIVHVTQVRCHPPAKEYMAKRVTDNKTKREARRSHKRQLANIIIRHMWTDARRSTATTPTSSAAAA, from the coding sequence GTGTTGACGCACGAACACGGTGTCGCGGGGATCGATCCTCACAAGAATACGGCTACCATCGCAGTCCTCGATCATCGAGGCGGCGTGGTCGACAACAAGTCCTTCTCCATCACCAAGGGCGGTATCGATGAGCTGCTGACGTTCCTGCTCGGTGTCGAGCTGACGATCGACCGGATCGGCATCGAAGGATCGGGATTTCTCGGCCAGCCGCTGGTCCTCGCGCTCGCGGCCGCGGGTTACGACGTGCGCGAAGTCCAAGCCAACCGCACCGCGGAGCGGCGTAAGCGTCGTCGTCGGGCCAAGACCGACGCCGAGGACGCGGAGGCCATCGCCCGAGAGGCCCTCAGCGACCCCGAGCTGCCTCCGGCCGGGAAGCACACCGCGCCCAGCCCGACATGGCAGACGCTCACGGTGATCCGCGACTGGCGTGAATCTCTTGTCCTGCAGCGTGTTCGGCTGCTCACCGAGTCCGAAGCAGTACTCGTCACGCTCCCCGTCGCCATCCGCGCCACGTTGCCCTCGACCAGCCGCGTTCTCCCGCAGCTCCAGTCCCTGGTCGACGGCGTCGCGAACCCCGATCTGCTCAGCCCAGCCGAGCGGCTCAAGCTCGACCGGCTCGCGGCCAGCCTGAACGACATCATCACCCTGACGGCGCGGATCAAGGAACTCGACCGACAGATTCCCGCCCTCCTCAGCGACCTTGGCTGCACCCTCACAGAGGTCCGCGGTGTCGGCGTGGTCACAGCCATGGATCTTCTGGTCGAGATCGGCGATCCGTGCCGGTTCACGACCGAGGCCCAGTTTGCACGCTGGTGCGGAATCGCGCCCGTCGCCCTCTCGTCGGGTGAAGGTCACGGGCCGGCCCGTCGGCACCGACTCGACCTCGGCGGCAATCGAGCTGTCAACTCTGTTCTGCACATCGTGCACGTCACGCAAGTCCGATGCCACCCGCCGGCGAAAGAGTACATGGCGAAACGGGTCACCGACAACAAGACAAAACGTGAGGCTCGGCGAAGCCACAAGCGGCAGCTCGCGAACATCATCATCAGACACATGTGGACCGACGCAAGACGCTCCACGGCGACCACACCGACCAGCTCCGCAGCTGCTGCTTGA
- a CDS encoding YbaB/EbfC family nucleoid-associated protein, with product MPARDNDDFFTGTDDPMAIVEAERRKLDEVGRVWDEESSTVRAKDNTFTMTFDGRGEISELTFHGNRYRTLAPAELATRIIDAVKQGRLQSIEKMAEKTGSIPGLDVVGIATGKVDPRKAIDALMAPFLEDVHAPGVHNREQRGAGRG from the coding sequence ATGCCTGCACGGGACAACGACGACTTCTTCACCGGGACCGACGACCCGATGGCGATCGTCGAGGCGGAGCGTCGCAAGCTCGACGAGGTCGGCAGGGTGTGGGACGAGGAGTCGAGCACCGTCCGCGCCAAGGACAACACGTTCACGATGACGTTCGACGGGCGCGGGGAGATCAGCGAGCTGACCTTCCACGGCAACCGGTACCGGACCCTCGCCCCGGCCGAGCTCGCCACCCGCATCATTGATGCGGTCAAGCAGGGGCGGCTGCAGAGCATCGAGAAGATGGCGGAGAAGACCGGGTCGATCCCCGGGCTCGACGTCGTCGGCATCGCGACCGGCAAGGTCGACCCGCGCAAGGCGATCGACGCGTTGATGGCCCCGTTCCTGGAGGACGTGCACGCGCCGGGCGTGCACAACCGTGAGCAGCGCGGGGCCGGCCGTGGCTGA